A genome region from Candidatus Woesearchaeota archaeon includes the following:
- a CDS encoding tryptophan-rich sensory protein produces the protein MNWTKLIISLVVCQLAGIIGSIFTSSSIPTWYAAIKKPAFNPPNWIFGPVWITLFVMMGISLYLIWNLGLSTKAAKIAIIIFGIQLVLNTLWSILFFGLQSPFYAFIEIIILWIFILASIISFYPISRTASLLLVPYILWVSFAAVLNFYIWRLNLT, from the coding sequence ATGAACTGGACAAAGCTCATAATCTCACTTGTAGTATGCCAGCTTGCTGGCATTATAGGCTCTATCTTCACTTCATCTTCAATCCCGACTTGGTATGCAGCAATCAAGAAACCAGCATTCAATCCTCCTAACTGGATATTCGGCCCTGTCTGGATTACATTGTTTGTCATGATGGGCATCTCCCTTTATCTTATCTGGAATCTTGGCCTGAGCACAAAGGCTGCCAAGATAGCGATCATCATCTTCGGGATCCAGCTTGTCCTCAACACATTGTGGTCCATCCTCTTCTTCGGGCTCCAGTCGCCTTTTTATGCCTTTATAGAAATAATAATCCTTTGGATATTCATCCTGGCATCAATAATCTCTTTCTACCCCATCTCAAGGACAGCATCATTATTATTAGTGCCCTACATCCTCTGGGTCTCTTTTGCTGCAGTCCTGAACTTCTATATCTGGAGACTGAATCTAACATGA
- a CDS encoding HNH endonuclease: MNNTEPLPFYKEPLYYTGLVALIGIGLVIYSIVGNNVSSNLMVPSVVVAFIFGAATYFMWNTRCPHCKRPFSKKEQREWEEDLGIKKEPYRYYSKVYKYSDGTTENVPGSEKTIMRDRKYDKHYYICKKCEYGSDKEWNEEKGQWLGEAPKPQYIKKKGSSMNLGFDDEKESNRKVRVPIKKSVQRELFNRADNACQLCGENKRQLHIHHIDKNPSNNSKSNLIVVCAGCHSIAESLTKIQLQNSAQKPYRKSKTINIYK, encoded by the coding sequence ATGAATAATACAGAACCACTTCCTTTTTACAAAGAACCATTATATTATACTGGATTAGTTGCTCTTATCGGAATCGGTTTAGTTATTTATTCTATTGTTGGAAATAATGTTTCTTCAAATCTAATGGTTCCTTCCGTCGTTGTAGCTTTTATTTTTGGAGCAGCAACATATTTTATGTGGAACACAAGATGTCCGCATTGTAAAAGACCTTTCTCTAAAAAAGAACAAAGAGAATGGGAAGAAGATTTAGGTATTAAAAAAGAACCATATAGATATTATTCAAAAGTTTACAAGTATTCTGATGGAACAACTGAAAATGTTCCTGGAAGTGAAAAAACAATAATGCGAGATAGAAAGTATGATAAGCATTATTATATATGTAAAAAATGTGAATATGGCTCTGATAAAGAGTGGAACGAAGAAAAAGGTCAATGGTTAGGAGAAGCACCAAAACCCCAATACATTAAGAAAAAAGGAAGTTCGATGAATTTAGGATTTGATGACGAAAAGGAATCAAATAGAAAAGTTAGAGTTCCAATAAAGAAGAGTGTTCAAAGAGAATTATTTAATAGGGCAGACAATGCTTGTCAGTTATGTGGAGAAAATAAAAGACAATTACACATTCATCACATAGATAAAAATCCATCAAATAATAGCAAGAGTAATTTAATTGTGGTTTGTGCAGGTTGTCATTCTATTGCTGAATCTTTGACAAAAATACAACTTCAAAATTCTGCACAAAAACCTTATAGAAAATCTAAAACAATCAACATATACAAGTAA
- a CDS encoding YdeI/OmpD-associated family protein — MELGKTLYVTDRKKWRSWLANHNKEKEIWLIYYRKSSGKKRIPYNDAVEEALCYGWIDSIQKSIDKEKFAQRFSPRKPNSVLSQMNKERIHRLIKQKKMTVDGLNAVEHVFDDSLKDSKCIIKADILRLLKEDKKTWENFRRFPESYKRIRIEWIEGARTRPGLFKKRLEYFLKMTAKNKKYGMVQ; from the coding sequence ATGGAGTTAGGAAAAACACTGTATGTGACTGATAGAAAAAAATGGCGTTCATGGCTCGCTAACCATAATAAAGAAAAAGAGATCTGGCTCATTTATTATAGGAAATCGTCTGGCAAGAAAAGGATTCCTTACAATGATGCTGTTGAAGAGGCACTTTGCTATGGCTGGATAGATAGTATCCAAAAAAGCATAGACAAAGAAAAATTTGCACAAAGATTTTCTCCAAGAAAACCGAATAGTGTGCTTTCACAAATGAACAAGGAACGCATCCATAGGCTTATCAAACAAAAAAAAATGACAGTTGATGGTCTCAATGCTGTTGAACACGTGTTTGATGATTCTTTGAAAGATTCAAAATGTATAATCAAAGCAGATATTCTAAGATTATTAAAGGAAGACAAAAAGACTTGGGAGAACTTCCGGAGATTCCCTGAGTCATACAAACGTATTCGTATTGAATGGATAGAAGGAGCCAGAACTCGCCCTGGACTTTTTAAGAAGAGACTGGAATATTTTCTTAAGATGACTGCAAAGAATAAGAAATATGGCATGGTACAGTGA